A stretch of DNA from Campylobacter concisus:
CATTTTCACTTAGGCTTGGTACGATCTTTCTAGCATCTTTTACAAATTCTTTTTTATTGATAAATGGCACTTCAAATAAGAAATTTCTCAAAATATAAGATCTGATGTCGCTATCTTTTAAGAGATTTGTAAAGACTTCAAAGACATTTTTATCAAATTTTAGGCATTTACAAAAGTCAAAAAAGCTTGAACAGCCGTGGTATCTCTCTAGTTTTGGTATGACTAGAGCCGTTGGTCCAAAGCGAGTGTTGCCATTAGCTAGGATATCTGGATCGCCGTGAAGCGCGGCAAATGGTAGCTTATCGTTTTGCACCATATAAACTTTGCCATTTAGCAGGCGTTTTTTTGCAAAGTAAAAGCTTCCAGCAACGGGCAGTGTGCTAAGATGAAGCCCATAACCCATTTTGTGAGCCAAAAATAGCGAGTGTCCGCCAGCATCTACTACGACGTAGTTTGCAGTGATCACCTCACCATCATTTATCTTTATGTGAAATGTATCGCCAGCCTTTTTTATATCAGTTACTTCTGAGTTTAGGCTGATCTCATAGCCATCTCCGCCTAAATTTATAGCATTTTGTACGAGTGAGTTTGCCAAGCCACCAAAGTCCATCGTCGTAAACTGCCCATTTTGCGTGCCTATGGCGATGATGTTTTCTGGCCTCTCATTACCATTTGCGTCAAAAACGACGTTTGGCTCGATCTGTTTTAACTTCTCTTTGTCATAAATTTCAAGGTAAGAAAAAAGCTCCTTAAAACTCTCATATCTCTCTTTCATGCGCTCTACTTCGGCATCTCCGATAGCTAGTGCCATTTTTTGATGAGCGAACATATATTTGCCATCAAGATTGTATTTTAGAGCATATTTTACTGGCATATTTGCCACACGAGAGACTTTTTTCGCCTTTTCTAGTGTGTAGTTTGTCTCAATATCGCCACAATGAATGGTTTGTGAGTTGCCTTTGCCGTTTGAATTTAGAGTAGCTACGCCGTCATATTTTTCTAAAAGTGCGACTTTTTTTATGTCGCTAAATGCAGCCAACTCATAAAAGAGCGCCGTCCCACTAATGCCTGCTCCGACAATTACCACTTTAAAGTGCTTCTGCCTCATTTTTTCTCCCAAAAAGTTTAGTCGCCAAAATGATACTATATTAATTTTAAAACAAACAGTATGGTGAAAAAAGCTAGAATTTTTATATAAAATAGAAATTTGGCAAGGCTCTCACCTTGCCATAAAGCTAAAATTTATAAGAGAAGTTTACCTTGAAATTTCTACCTGGCTCCCAGTCTACATAGTTTGGATCGCCTGTATAATCAGCCGTTCTTTGGGACTGTGAAGCATAAGTTTTATTAAAGAGGTTATAAATTCCAGCATTTATCTCTAGCCCTTTAAATTTACCACTGCTTGGTGCATAGGTAGCATAGATATCGCTAACTGCATAGCTTGGTATCTTGACATTTTTATCATCGCCGGCTGAGACGGTATTTTTTGAGGCAAAGTAGATTAGATTATAGCCTATTAATGTATCGATCCTTGAAAATGCATACTCTGCATTAAATGTATATTTATCGCCCTGATCGCGGTAGCCAATGACGTTTGAGGTATAATAGCTACCATTTGATTTTGTGACTCTATCTTTATATTTTACATTTTGATGAGTGTAGCTAGTAGCTAGGCTAAGTGCGTCTAAATTTAGCTTTGCAAGTAGCTCGACGCCGCTTATGTCAGCACCACCAGCGCTTATCCTCTTTAAAGCTCCATTTGCTGTGTTGTTATCAACTATTAAATTTTTATATTTTGTCATGAAGTATTTTGCAGAGAGGTTATACGAGCTAGCTTCGTTTATATCGCCGTGGTATTTAAGGCCAGTTTCGTAGCTGTTACCTGTGGTCGCTTTTAGATCTTTATTTGCCTTCCAGTTTAGTGCCCTACCCCTGCTAACTCCGCCTGCCATCATCGACTCCATGACATCAGGCCCTCTAAAGACTCTTGCGTAGCCTGCAAATGCGTGTAATCCTTTAATGATCTCATAATCAAGCGCAAGCGCTGGCGTAAATTCGTTAAATTTATAGGTGTAGCTCTTTACATTTCCTGCTCTTCCGTCATAGCTTTTTAGCTCATGGTGCGTATATCTGATGCCTGGAGTAACAGTTAGCGAGCTAAAATTTAGTGCATCTTCTGCGTAGATAGAGTAGTTATTTACCCTTTCTGGGTAGTGATTGTCTGGTTTGTTGAAATTTTTACTTTGATAAAACTCAGCGCCATATCTAAAAGTCTGCGTCAAAGCGCCGCTCTCGACTACACTTTTAGCCTTTGCATTTATGCCATTTGTCTCTACTCCCCATTTTGAGCTATCAATCCTTTGGTGCCTTGTGTTGTAAGCTGTTATGTCTAAATTTAAAAGATCGCTTGGCTTATACTCGTATTTTAGTGTTGTTGTATCACGCTCGTATTTTCGGTAGTCGTCATTTGTATGCCAGCTGCCAAATTCTGCTCTTAAAGGATAAAGACCCTTAAATTCATTATGCTCTCTTGAGATAGAAATTCTATGCGCATCAAGGAAGCTATAACCAAGCTTTAGAAGATAGCTAAGGTCGTTGCCGTCGCCGCCTATCTTTCTTTTGTTGCCACTTTTGCCGTAGTCGTAGCCTTTGTGATTAATAGCTGCTATAAAATCGAGCCCTTCAACTGGGGCAGTAAAGAGCATAAGACCTTGAGAAAATTCGCTGTTATTTGAGGCGTATCCGGTCTTTATCTTTGCGCCGATCTTTTCACCGCTTTCTAGCAAATCCCTTGCATCGACTGTTTTAAAAGCGACCGAACCGCCAAGCGCTCCAGAGCCATTTACGACTGATCTTGAGCCAACCTCGATGTCTATTGCCTTTATGAGATCAGGATCGATCAACAAGTCGGCGTTGTGGTGAAAGGTGTTTCCATTTTGTTTTGCGCCATCTATCGTGATATTTAGGCCGCAATCGCTCACACCACGCATATAATTTTTTTGGTTCATGCCGTTTGTGCCACCCACATAAACGCCAGGAATGTCTCTTATCACGTCTTTTGCCAGACCAGCGTTTCTAGTTGAAATTTTGATGTCATCAACGCCGTATCCACCACTGCTACTTCACCTCAACACCGCTTAGCACGCTCTCGCCTGCTGCGTTTGCACAAACTACCACGCTAGCTGCAAGAGAGAGTTTAAATAAGCTTTTAAATCTCATATTTCCTCCTAATTTGGTTATTAAAGTTACTATTTTAATTTTATAGCGTAATTTTGAGATTGAATATTATAATTTTAAGTATAAATTTTGGATAAATTTTTGAGTTTTTAGATAAAAATATAAACTATTTTTAAATTTTAATTATCTAATAAATTAATTAAATATCGAAATAAAGGACGAAATTATATGATTTTATCAAGGTAGTAAATAAGGTTAATTTTTAATAGAAAATTATTAAAAGTATAAAAATTCTTAAATTTTATAGATAATTTTTATCAAGAAAGGCTTAAGAAACATAAAATAAATTTTACTTTTTTAGCATTCAGAATTATTTTTATAAACACTCTTAAGTAGATTATGAAAAAATTTTATAATTTTTAAATAAGATAGAGCAAAACTCTTGGATCTGCTGGAAGTATCATATAAATTTACTAGACGCCCTTGAAGGCAAAATTGAAATATTCATTCATGCAAATACTATCTTTTTTCATATCTTTTAGTCTTAGCTTTATGTCGACGCCTTGCCAAAGTATTGGCAATAGCGCAAATATCGTCCTATCAAGGCTAATTTTTTTCACATCCTCACACTAGCCATACCAGCTGTAAAACTCACAAAAATTTAGATATATCGCCGCAAAGCGCCAAGTAAAAACCGCGAGTAGCTAAGCTAAGTATCTTCCCATTTGCTGCTTATCTGGCACGCAGTAAAAGACATTGCCAGCTTTGCCACCAAAGGCACCGCCGTTTATCACGAACAATTTTATACAAAACATCGTTTGCCACGAACAAATTGCTAGGCATCTACCCTGCCTCGCTAAAGTTTTTGCAAGGTTAAAGCTGTAAATTTTGCACTTCATCTGCTCGCATCCTGAGCCAAGCAAACACAGCCAACCTTCATCCATCACGATGCCACCACACCCATAAACAAGCGCTCCCATCGGCGAGCGAGTGGTGACCTGAAGCACTAAAAGCTCGCTTTGCGCCCTACCCTCATCGCGAGGCAAAATTTCATAATCGTTTTTATCCTCTTTTAGCCACCCTTTTATCAGTGCCCAGCCTGGCCTATTGAGTCTATAAGCTCATCTAAAGCTCATTTTGTATGCCCTTGTGGTAAATTTAGTGAAATTTTAAAGAAGAATTTGGCGAGTCACCCCGCCAAATTTGTATTAGTAGATTATTTTGCGTCCCAAGCTAGGATAGTGTTGCCCTCGGCGTCGGTAGCCACGTCGCCCATGCCCATGATGTTGTAGCCGCAGTCTACGTAGTGAACTTCACCTGTCACGCCGCTAGCTAGGTCGCTAAGCAGGTACATAGCGCTGTTGCCGACATCTTCAGTCGTGACGTTGCGTTTTAGTGGGCTGTTTACTTCGTTGTAGCGCAAGATCATCCTAAAGTCGCCTATTCCGCTTGCAGCAAGCGTTTTGATAGGACCTGCACTGATCGCATTTACGCGGATATTTTTAGCGCCAAGGTCGTGCGCTAGGTAGCGAACCGAGCTTTCAAGCGCTGCTTTTGCGACGCCCATAACGTTGTAGTGTGGCACGAATTTCGGTCCGCCTAGATACGTAAGAGTTAGCACCGAGCCGCCCTCTTTTAGCACTGGCAAAACCGCACGCGTAAGGCTTAATAGCGAGTAAACACTAGTGCCCATCGCTATGTCGAATGCCTCTTTTGTTGTGTTTACAAACTCGCCTTCTAATGCTTCTTTGGGCGCATAGGCCACTGCGTGCACGACAAAATCTATCTCGCCAAGATCTTTTTTGATGCGATCCGCGAGACCGTCAAGGTGAGCTGGGTTGTTTACGTCAAGCTCATAGACGAATTTGCTCCCAAACTCCTCCGCGATCGGCTCTACGCGCTTTTTAAGAGCGTCATTTAGATATGTAAACGCCATTTGCGCACCTTGCGCGTGACAAGCTTCGGCGATGCCGTAAGCTATTGATTTAGCGTTAGCAACGCCGACAATTAGACCTTTTTTACCCTTTAATATCATTATTTTTCCTTTCTACTTTTGCCTGGCTTTTTCTACTTATTCTGCGTTAAAATTTAAAAAATAATACTCACGAACCATATGTTCGCTCCGCTTATTTTTTAAATTTTGCCTTGACTAAGCGAAAAATCCTTCGCAATTTGACTTAAAAATCTATAAATTAAAATTCGCAAAATCTCGCGAAACGCCAAATTTGATAGCAACAGTATCGTGAGATGGATTTTAATGTTGCATAGAAATTTTAAGTCAAGACTAGGCACATAGCCTGTCGCAGACTTAAAATTTCAAACTCATTAAAAGACGCTCACGAGACAACGCGTATAAGATCCAAAAACTTCGACGCATCCCAGCTGGCTGTTCCTACCAACACTCCATCGCAGTTTTTAATACCCGCTATCCCGCCGATATTTGCGACATTTACGCTTCCGCCGTAAAGTAGCGGCGCGCTCGTCTGCTCGCGGATGAAATTTAAAACATTCTCGATTTGCTCCGCACTAGCGCTCTTGCCCGTACCTATCGCCCACACGGGCTCGTAGGCGATCAGTAGCCGCTCGTAGCCAAGGTCGATATTTTTTAGCTGTTCCGCCAAAAACTCCTTCGTGCCGCCAGCTTCGTTCACGCTCAAATTTTCGCCGATGCAGTAGACGATCTGCCAGCCCGCCTTTACGGCGAAGTCGAATTTAGCGCGCAAAAGCTCCTCGCTCTCGCCTAACTCGCGCCTTTCGGAGTGCCCGATCAGCACGCTTTTTACGCCAAACTCGTCCAGCATCGCCCTACCGATCTCTCCCGTGTGAGCGCCGCTTTCGCATGGGTAGAAATTTTGCACACCGAGTTTAAATTTATGAGTCGCGAGATCAAGCGCGCTAAACGGAGGAAAAACCGTCACGTCGTCGTTTGCGCATAAATTTGCGTCTAAAATTTCAGCGTATTTAGCAAAGCTCGCTCTGGTGTGATTGCACTTTAAATTTGCTAAAAACCTCACTCCGCAACCTTTCTAAGCGGTTTTATGCCGGGTAGTTCCTTGCCCTCGATGAGCTCCAGGCTAGCACCTCCGCCCGTGGAGATAAAGGTCATCTCGTCAGCATCTCCCGCGCGCTCGACGACGTCGGCTGTATCGCCGCCGCCAACGACCGTAGTCGCGTGAGTGTCTATGATGGCATGGCTCATTTTGATGCTGCCTTTGCTAAATTTATCCATCTCAAAAACGCCCATCGGCCCGTTCCACCAGATGGTTTGCGCGTCGGCTATGACCTCTTTAAAGAGCCTAATCGACGCCGGTCCGATATCAAGCCCCATCCAGCCGCTAGGTATCTCTTGTGCGGGGACAAACTTCACGGCGCTTTCGGCTGAAAACGTCTGAGCCGCGACGACGTCAACCGGCAGGTAAATTTTAACGCCAAGCTCTTTGCCTTTTTGTAAAATTTGTCTTGCGTCTTCGATGAGGTCTTCTTCGAGCAACGAATTTCCGATATTTTCGCCCAGAGATTTTAGAAACGTAAACGCCATACCGCCGCCGATTATCAGCTTATCCACACGCGGAAGCAGGTTGTGCAGGGCTTGCAGCTTGCCGCTAACCTTACTACCGCCCACGACCGCCACAAACGGACGCGCAGGGTGTTTGATGAGATTTTGAGCGAAATTTATCTCTTTTTGCAGTAAAAATCCCGCCGCTTTGTGCTTCTCGTCGTAAAATTTAGTGATCGCCTCGACCGAGCTGTGAGCTCTGTGGCAGACGCCAAACGCGTCATTGATGTAAAATTCGCCGTATTTAGCTAGCTCAGCGGCTAACGCCTCGTCGTTTTTGGTCTCGCCCTTTTCGAAGCGTAAATTTTCAAGAAGCAAAATTTCGCCAGGTTTTAGCGCGGCGGCTTTAGCTTTGGCGTCCGCGCCGATGACGTCCTCGGCAAAAATCACGTCTCTATCAAGTAGCCTCGAAAGCCTCTTTGCGACGCCTCGCAGCGAAAATTTTTCCTCAAAGCCGTTTTTCGGACGCCCTAGGTGGCTAGCCAAAACCACGCTGCAGCCGTTATCTAGGCAGTAGCGGATAGTAGGGATCGCTGAGCGGATACGGCGGTCATCGGTGATGTTTAAAAACTCGTCCATAGGCACGTTAAAATCGCACCTGACAAATACCTTCGCGCCGCTAAGCTCAAGATCGTTGATCGATAAAATTTCACTCATTTTTCACCCTTTAAATTTACTTCGTAGCCACGATCTTAGCTAGATCGACGAGCCTTGTCGAGTAGCCCCACTCGTTGTCGTACCACGCAAAGACCTTTACCATATCATCGGCGATGACCTGCGTAGTGTCGCTGGCTACGATGCTGCTGTATGCGCTCGTGCAAAAGTCGCTGCTAACTCTATAATCGTCATCGACAAATAAAATTCCCTTTAAATTTGACTCCGCAGCCGCTCTAAACGCCTCGTTTATCTCCTCTTTGCTAGCCGGTCTTTTTAAAACCGCCGTTAGATCAACCATCGAGACGTTAGCGACCGGTACGCGCACTGCCTGACCGTGCAACTTGCCGCTTAGCTCCGGAAGCACTTTAGCGATAGCTTTTGCGGCTCCAGTGGTCGTAGGCCCGATATTTAGGGCTGCAGCGCGCGAACGACGGAAGTCTTTGGCCTTCACATCAACCAAGCTTTGGCCGTTCGTGTAAGCGTGTATCGTAGTCATGAGCCCTTTTACGATGCCAAATTTATCATTTAGCACCTTTGCCACTGGAGCTAGGCCGTTTGTGGTGCAGCTTGCGTTTGAGACGATCGCTTCGCCTGCGTATTTATCGTCGTTTACACCGACTACAAAGGTCGCCGTGTCATCTTTTGCCGGAGCACTCATGACGACTTTTTTGATACCGCGAGCTAGATACGGTTCGCATTTTTCAGTGGTCAAAAACTTGCCTGTGCACTCCAAAACCACGTCTACGCCGTAGTCTGCGTAGCTAAGCTCGTTTAGATCTCTTGTTGAAAAAACTCTTATCTTTTTGCCGTTTACTTCTATAAAATCGTCGCTTATCACCTTAACGTCTTGCTTAAATTCGCCGTGCACGCTGTCGTATTTGAGCAGATAGCGCGTCATGTCGCGCGTCGCCGTGTCGTTGATAGCGACAAGCTCGACGTCGTCTCGCTCTAAAATAATACGAGCAGCACACCTACCGATACGCCCAAAGCCGTTTATTGCTACTTTAACTGACATCTTAGCTCCTTTTGATATAATTACGCCTAATTCTACAAAAAAGAATTTTAAAACAAATATAAACAAGGCACTTTAATAGATGAAGTTAGCACTTTTTGGCGGGAGCTTTGATCCGGTTCATTTAGGACACGATAGCATTGTGAAAATGACACTGAGCAGCCTTGACATCGACAAGCTCATCATTATGCCAACTTTTATAAGTCCTTTTAAGAGCGAATTTTCAGCTCCGCCAGAGCTTCGCCTAAAGTGGATAAGAGAAATTTGGGGCGCTTTAGAGAAGGTCGAGATCTCAGACTATGAGATAAATTTAGCTCGCCCGGTGCCTACCATAGAGACGGTCAAGTATTTGTATGAGAAATTCAAGATAGAAAAATTTTATCTCATAATAGGCGCGGACCACCTAGCTACGCTTGATAAGTGGCACGGCTACGAGGAGCTAAAAAATTTAGTGCAGTTTGTGATCGCTAAGCGCAATCACATAGAAATTCCGCAAAATTTACAAAAAATGGACGTGCACGTCGATATTAGCTCGTCGCAGATCAGGCATCAAAAGGGGCTTGATGAGCTGCCTAGCGAGATAAAAGATGAGATTATAAATTTTTACCAAGGATACAAAATGCAAGAGAGATCGATGCAAGAGCGCACCGAAAGTATAGTTAAGGTTTTAGACGCAAAAAAGGCTGAAGAGATACAAGTGTTTGATATGAGCGGGGATGATTATTTCGTAAAGGCCGTAGTTATCGCTACTACGCTTGGTGAGAGACACGCTTACTCACTGAGCGAGGATCTAAAAGAGGAGCTTAAACCTCTTGGAGAGAAATTTATAGGTACGGAG
This window harbors:
- the gap gene encoding type I glyceraldehyde-3-phosphate dehydrogenase, which translates into the protein MSVKVAINGFGRIGRCAARIILERDDVELVAINDTATRDMTRYLLKYDSVHGEFKQDVKVISDDFIEVNGKKIRVFSTRDLNELSYADYGVDVVLECTGKFLTTEKCEPYLARGIKKVVMSAPAKDDTATFVVGVNDDKYAGEAIVSNASCTTNGLAPVAKVLNDKFGIVKGLMTTIHAYTNGQSLVDVKAKDFRRSRAAALNIGPTTTGAAKAIAKVLPELSGKLHGQAVRVPVANVSMVDLTAVLKRPASKEEINEAFRAAAESNLKGILFVDDDYRVSSDFCTSAYSSIVASDTTQVIADDMVKVFAWYDNEWGYSTRLVDLAKIVATK
- a CDS encoding DUF2625 family protein, translating into MIKGWLKEDKNDYEILPRDEGRAQSELLVLQVTTRSPMGALVYGCGGIVMDEGWLCLLGSGCEQMKCKIYSFNLAKTLARQGRCLAICSWQTMFCIKLFVINGGAFGGKAGNVFYCVPDKQQMGRYLA
- a CDS encoding phosphoglycerate kinase; translation: MSEILSINDLELSGAKVFVRCDFNVPMDEFLNITDDRRIRSAIPTIRYCLDNGCSVVLASHLGRPKNGFEEKFSLRGVAKRLSRLLDRDVIFAEDVIGADAKAKAAALKPGEILLLENLRFEKGETKNDEALAAELAKYGEFYINDAFGVCHRAHSSVEAITKFYDEKHKAAGFLLQKEINFAQNLIKHPARPFVAVVGGSKVSGKLQALHNLLPRVDKLIIGGGMAFTFLKSLGENIGNSLLEEDLIEDARQILQKGKELGVKIYLPVDVVAAQTFSAESAVKFVPAQEIPSGWMGLDIGPASIRLFKEVIADAQTIWWNGPMGVFEMDKFSKGSIKMSHAIIDTHATTVVGGGDTADVVERAGDADEMTFISTGGGASLELIEGKELPGIKPLRKVAE
- the nadD gene encoding nicotinate (nicotinamide) nucleotide adenylyltransferase; amino-acid sequence: MKLALFGGSFDPVHLGHDSIVKMTLSSLDIDKLIIMPTFISPFKSEFSAPPELRLKWIREIWGALEKVEISDYEINLARPVPTIETVKYLYEKFKIEKFYLIIGADHLATLDKWHGYEELKNLVQFVIAKRNHIEIPQNLQKMDVHVDISSSQIRHQKGLDELPSEIKDEIINFYQGYKMQERSMQERTESIVKVLDAKKAEEIQVFDMSGDDYFVKAVVIATTLGERHAYSLSEDLKEELKPLGEKFIGTESSPDWIVMDLGDILIHLLSPAYRAKYNIEEFLQKLKTSKES
- a CDS encoding FAD-dependent oxidoreductase, encoding MRQKHFKVVIVGAGISGTALFYELAAFSDIKKVALLEKYDGVATLNSNGKGNSQTIHCGDIETNYTLEKAKKVSRVANMPVKYALKYNLDGKYMFAHQKMALAIGDAEVERMKERYESFKELFSYLEIYDKEKLKQIEPNVVFDANGNERPENIIAIGTQNGQFTTMDFGGLANSLVQNAINLGGDGYEISLNSEVTDIKKAGDTFHIKINDGEVITANYVVVDAGGHSLFLAHKMGYGLHLSTLPVAGSFYFAKKRLLNGKVYMVQNDKLPFAALHGDPDILANGNTRFGPTALVIPKLERYHGCSSFFDFCKCLKFDKNVFEVFTNLLKDSDIRSYILRNFLFEVPFINKKEFVKDARKIVPSLSENDLSYAINFGGVRPQVIDRNKKCLELGEGKISTGEGISFNMTPSPGATSCFEIARTDMIEACKFLGKNFNEEKFNAEFFE
- the fabI gene encoding enoyl-ACP reductase FabI, with translation MILKGKKGLIVGVANAKSIAYGIAEACHAQGAQMAFTYLNDALKKRVEPIAEEFGSKFVYELDVNNPAHLDGLADRIKKDLGEIDFVVHAVAYAPKEALEGEFVNTTKEAFDIAMGTSVYSLLSLTRAVLPVLKEGGSVLTLTYLGGPKFVPHYNVMGVAKAALESSVRYLAHDLGAKNIRVNAISAGPIKTLAASGIGDFRMILRYNEVNSPLKRNVTTEDVGNSAMYLLSDLASGVTGEVHYVDCGYNIMGMGDVATDAEGNTILAWDAK
- a CDS encoding triose-phosphate isomerase; this encodes MRFLANLKCNHTRASFAKYAEILDANLCANDDVTVFPPFSALDLATHKFKLGVQNFYPCESGAHTGEIGRAMLDEFGVKSVLIGHSERRELGESEELLRAKFDFAVKAGWQIVYCIGENLSVNEAGGTKEFLAEQLKNIDLGYERLLIAYEPVWAIGTGKSASAEQIENVLNFIREQTSAPLLYGGSVNVANIGGIAGIKNCDGVLVGTASWDASKFLDLIRVVS
- a CDS encoding TonB-dependent receptor domain-containing protein, whose amino-acid sequence is MIRDIPGVYVGGTNGMNQKNYMRGVSDCGLNITIDGAKQNGNTFHHNADLLIDPDLIKAIDIEVGSRSVVNGSGALGGSVAFKTVDARDLLESGEKIGAKIKTGYASNNSEFSQGLMLFTAPVEGLDFIAAINHKGYDYGKSGNKRKIGGDGNDLSYLLKLGYSFLDAHRISISREHNEFKGLYPLRAEFGSWHTNDDYRKYERDTTTLKYEYKPSDLLNLDITAYNTRHQRIDSSKWGVETNGINAKAKSVVESGALTQTFRYGAEFYQSKNFNKPDNHYPERVNNYSIYAEDALNFSSLTVTPGIRYTHHELKSYDGRAGNVKSYTYKFNEFTPALALDYEIIKGLHAFAGYARVFRGPDVMESMMAGGVSRGRALNWKANKDLKATTGNSYETGLKYHGDINEASSYNLSAKYFMTKYKNLIVDNNTANGALKRISAGGADISGVELLAKLNLDALSLATSYTHQNVKYKDRVTKSNGSYYTSNVIGYRDQGDKYTFNAEYAFSRIDTLIGYNLIYFASKNTVSAGDDKNVKIPSYAVSDIYATYAPSSGKFKGLEINAGIYNLFNKTYASQSQRTADYTGDPNYVDWEPGRNFKVNFSYKF